AGCGCTTTATACTTTAGTGATTGAGAGTTTTTCTATTTCTTGTTATCAAGACGTGTTTAAAATTTATTTGATGATAATACAAGAGTTTGGTGATCAAGGTATCTCGAAAATGCAAGATTTACCAAGTGATGACCCTGCGAATTTGAGTGCTGTTGTTAAGAAGTGTCGAGACTCATCTGATAAGATATCAGAATGTATGAGAATTCTAAATAGTTCAAGGCAAAGTATAGCAATTAGTGGAGATGCTGCAACGAAAATGACAACTCAGTCTAAAGAGCTACAGAAGGCTTTTGATCGTGCTCGAGAACAACTAGAGTGTCTCCATGGTGAGGTGCAATTTCAAATGAGATTAAAATCAGAGTTTTTTAGATTGAAAAGAAATTTTGGTTTAAGTCAGTTGAGACGTGTTTTAAAAGAGAATAAGAGTCATGTTCACCTATCAATGAATGAGCAATTTGATAATGTAAAAGATTACACCGCACGTATTCAGCAGTATATTTTGAGTGCTTATAATATTAATTATGAAAACGAAGGAGAAAGGCTCAGTGACCAGCAGGCCCTTGATTTGATTGACTCTGAAATGAGTCAAATCACAAATTCTGTGAGCCAGCACTATATGTCAACATTAGAGTCTATGCCTACTTAATATTATGAATAAAGATGTAATAGAAAAATTTATCTATGATTTAAAATATCAAGATGCGCTAGAATCATTATTAAAAGAGTTTGATCAAGACGAAATTGAAATTAGTCTTGACCTTCTTTCGTATTCTTGTGTTTGTCACTATATTGTTGAGGGAGTGCTTAGCGGGCAATTAGCTGCTCTTTCAGCTTTTACATCAAGTGATGGGTTTGATATCAGCAAAGTCAAAAAAATTACTAAAACACTTGCCTGGGTCTTTGATACAATTAATGATCATATTAATGAAAATAAGCTTACTCTTAATGAGCCAGTTGATGATGCACTACTATGCTTAGCAGCTTTTAAAGAGTCTTTGCCTGATGCTATTAATATGGATACTCAGCTTAACAAGCTTAAATCTTATTTGCTTAAAGCAAAGAGTGGGCCTGAAGTTCAAAATGAAGAAGAGGCAGAGCAGATTATTGAAGAAAAGCCTATAGAATCAATTAAAACGGGTAGCCATTTTTCTCCAAAATTAGATGAGCTATTCAAAAAAATAGAGCTATGTATGGAGCTTTCTAATCAAAACAGAGTTTTTGAAGCAGCTTTGTTTTACTGTGATATTCAGGAGAAAATTTCACATTTCGATCCAGTTGTCTATTTTCCGGAAGTTTTTGTACCATTTTTTAGAAACCTCTCAAAATCCTATGTAAAAATTCAGAAGATAATTGATAGTAACCAAGATACTTTAGAGTGGCATATTGCAGAACAAATTTATAAGGCTAGTCCGGAAAAGCTTGTCTCTGGTGGTAGCTTATTTGAGAGTGACGAGTTAAAGAGTACGAATGAGCTAACTGGCTTTATTAGAGAACACGGCTCTCTTTCTCCAACAACGGGAGTCATTAATAAAGAGAGTTATTCACGTGTTGCTAATAACGAGGCCTATGATAGCGAGTTTGATAATAACAAAGAAAACTTTGAGGAGTTCAACCATATCGAAGGGGACTCGCCTGGTGAAAGAGAAGCTGAATCTGACTTTCACAATAAAAAACAAAAAAATGATGAAAATAAACAGAATCATGACGCTTTAAATGATATTGAAGGCGACTATAAATTT
This genomic stretch from Piscirickettsia litoralis harbors:
- a CDS encoding type VI secretion system protein IglI family protein, with the protein product MNKDVIEKFIYDLKYQDALESLLKEFDQDEIEISLDLLSYSCVCHYIVEGVLSGQLAALSAFTSSDGFDISKVKKITKTLAWVFDTINDHINENKLTLNEPVDDALLCLAAFKESLPDAINMDTQLNKLKSYLLKAKSGPEVQNEEEAEQIIEEKPIESIKTGSHFSPKLDELFKKIELCMELSNQNRVFEAALFYCDIQEKISHFDPVVYFPEVFVPFFRNLSKSYVKIQKIIDSNQDTLEWHIAEQIYKASPEKLVSGGSLFESDELKSTNELTGFIREHGSLSPTTGVINKESYSRVANNEAYDSEFDNNKENFEEFNHIEGDSPGEREAESDFHNKKQKNDENKQNHDALNDIEGDYKFDFEFD